Proteins encoded within one genomic window of Acidovorax sp. 107:
- a CDS encoding S1C family serine protease: protein MPRPALYSSSRPARNRTPAAVDATEAAAHAALPADDSAATSAATAAATPQPPRAFKRQLVALWTIVVLLVALLVASAWHNTRSPARKITQDDIDAAVLRTLETTTPPSAAARAVESIGPSVVRVVGYGRSKNGKEEVERGIGTGVVIVDKGVILTNLHVVAGSDRIGITFYDGLETTASITGVQPENDLAVLQAHKVPDDLEAATLRSTQNLRPGDHVVAVGFPFGIGPSASAGVVSGLQREFTSPEGKRQLSNLIQFDAAANPGNSGGPLVTLDGEVVGIVTAILNPTQARTFIGIGFAVPIENAASAVGMPPF from the coding sequence ATGCCCCGGCCCGCCCTCTACAGCAGCTCCCGACCCGCCCGCAATCGCACGCCTGCGGCGGTGGATGCCACCGAAGCCGCGGCCCACGCAGCGCTGCCTGCAGATGATTCTGCGGCGACAAGCGCCGCCACCGCAGCCGCTACGCCCCAGCCACCCCGGGCATTCAAACGCCAGCTGGTCGCCCTGTGGACCATCGTGGTGCTGTTGGTGGCCTTGCTGGTAGCCAGCGCCTGGCACAACACCCGCAGCCCCGCCCGCAAGATCACCCAGGACGACATCGACGCCGCAGTGCTGCGCACGCTGGAGACCACCACCCCGCCCTCTGCCGCCGCGCGGGCTGTGGAGAGCATCGGCCCCTCGGTGGTGCGCGTGGTGGGCTACGGGCGCAGCAAGAACGGCAAGGAAGAGGTCGAGCGCGGCATTGGCACGGGCGTGGTCATCGTGGACAAAGGCGTCATCCTGACCAATCTGCATGTGGTGGCGGGCTCAGACCGCATCGGCATCACCTTCTACGACGGGCTGGAGACCACGGCCAGCATCACCGGCGTGCAACCCGAAAATGACCTGGCCGTGCTGCAGGCCCACAAGGTACCTGACGACCTGGAAGCCGCCACCCTGCGGTCCACACAGAACCTGCGCCCGGGCGACCATGTGGTGGCCGTGGGTTTTCCCTTTGGCATCGGCCCCTCGGCCTCGGCGGGCGTGGTGTCGGGCCTGCAGCGCGAATTCACATCGCCGGAGGGCAAGCGCCAGCTCAGCAACCTGATCCAGTTCGACGCGGCAGCCAACCCGGGCAACTCCGGCGGCCCGCTGGTGACGCTGGACGGCGAGGTGGTGGGCATCGTCACCGCCATCCTCAACCCCACCCAGGCGCGCACCTTCATCGGCATCGGCTTTGCGGTGCCCATTGAAAACGCGGCGTCCGCCGTCGGCATGCCCCCGTTCTGA
- a CDS encoding spermidine synthase produces MARKKETLQELPEVSVSDDGEVRHLHLGTPWIQGSMRIDEPFALELEYVQRMMAWLLFADLAQVSKGHAMQLGLGAGAITKFCHKKLRICATAIELNPQVLAVCRQWFKLPPDGPKLRVVLADAAKEIQNPMWLGTVDALAVDLYDHEAAAPVLDSPDFYADCRALLTETGCMTVNLFGRASSFDRSLQSMAQAFGDDALWAFKPTREGNTVVLAQRTPTRPKRAELAEKAEAIQARWDLPTSKWLRVFKPVKP; encoded by the coding sequence ATGGCCCGTAAAAAAGAAACCTTGCAAGAACTGCCCGAAGTCAGCGTGTCTGACGACGGCGAAGTGCGCCACCTGCACCTGGGTACACCCTGGATACAGGGCTCCATGCGCATCGACGAGCCCTTTGCCCTGGAGCTGGAATACGTGCAGCGCATGATGGCCTGGCTGCTGTTCGCTGACCTGGCGCAGGTGTCCAAGGGCCATGCCATGCAGCTGGGCCTGGGGGCTGGTGCCATCACCAAGTTCTGCCACAAAAAGCTGCGCATCTGCGCCACCGCCATTGAGTTGAACCCGCAGGTGCTCGCTGTGTGCCGCCAGTGGTTCAAGCTGCCGCCCGACGGCCCCAAACTGCGCGTGGTGCTGGCCGATGCGGCCAAGGAGATCCAGAACCCCATGTGGCTGGGCACGGTGGATGCGCTGGCCGTAGACCTGTACGACCACGAGGCTGCGGCCCCCGTGCTCGACAGCCCCGACTTTTATGCCGACTGCCGCGCGCTGCTCACGGAGACGGGCTGCATGACCGTGAACCTGTTTGGCCGCGCGTCGAGCTTTGACCGCAGCCTGCAGAGCATGGCGCAGGCGTTTGGCGACGATGCGCTGTGGGCGTTCAAGCCCACACGCGAAGGCAACACGGTGGTGCTGGCGCAGCGCACACCCACGCGGCCCAAGCGCGCGGAGCTGGCCGAAAAGGCCGAGGCAATCCAGGCGCGCTGGGACCTGCCCACTTCCAAATGGCTGCGGGTGTTCAAGCCCGTGAAGCCCTGA
- a CDS encoding TatD family hydrolase codes for MTAWIDTHCHLDAPEFDADRGAVRTRAAAQGVCHCVIPAVERSNWDTVRALAHQHGDSYALGIHPLYTGRAEEEDLQHLARYLEQHHADPRLVAIGEIGLDYFVPGLDPVRQERFYRAQLQLARRFDLPVILHVRRSADKLLKGLRDVPVRGGIAHAFNGSLQQAQAFIGLGFKLGFGGAVTYDRALQLRRLATELPGDALVLETDAPDIPPHWLYTTAAERAAGQPQGRNSPGELPGIAAVVAQLRGESVPALAGSTRANALAALPRLESLLADARPSQGG; via the coding sequence ATGACCGCCTGGATCGATACCCACTGCCACCTCGACGCCCCCGAGTTCGATGCCGACCGCGGCGCCGTCCGCACCCGGGCGGCGGCGCAAGGCGTTTGCCATTGCGTGATCCCGGCGGTGGAGCGCAGCAACTGGGACACCGTGCGGGCGCTGGCGCACCAGCATGGGGACAGCTATGCGCTGGGCATTCATCCCCTCTACACAGGGCGCGCCGAGGAGGAGGACCTGCAGCATCTGGCCCGGTACCTGGAGCAGCACCATGCTGACCCGCGCCTGGTGGCGATTGGCGAGATTGGTCTCGATTATTTTGTGCCGGGCCTCGACCCGGTGCGCCAGGAGCGGTTTTACCGCGCGCAGCTGCAGCTGGCCCGGCGGTTTGACCTGCCGGTGATCCTGCATGTGCGACGCTCTGCCGACAAGCTGCTCAAAGGCCTGCGGGATGTGCCGGTGCGCGGTGGCATCGCCCATGCTTTCAATGGCAGCCTGCAGCAGGCGCAGGCGTTCATTGGCCTGGGCTTCAAGCTGGGATTTGGCGGTGCGGTGACCTATGACCGCGCCCTGCAGCTGCGCCGCCTGGCCACCGAACTTCCCGGCGACGCCCTGGTGCTGGAGACCGACGCACCCGACATTCCACCCCACTGGCTTTACACCACCGCCGCAGAGCGCGCTGCCGGGCAGCCCCAGGGCCGCAACAGCCCGGGGGAGCTACCCGGCATTGCGGCCGTGGTGGCCCAGTTGCGCGGCGAGTCTGTGCCGGCGCTGGCTGGCAGCACCAGGGCCAATGCCTTGGCCGCGTTGCCCCGGCTGGAGAGTCTGCTGGCAGACGCGCGGCCATCGCAGGGCGGATGA
- a CDS encoding DNA-deoxyinosine glycosylase yields the protein MSPAPVAAGPSLASTPDASGPSARWLGLPPVAGARTVVLVLGSFPGAASLQARQYYAHPQNHFWKILQALWPQHPLPPAGQDGYADRCAWLLDRGLGLWDVYQSCEREGSLDTSIRNARLNDFAALRSVCPQLAALAHNGAESFRHAPAALAALGAAGQPTLLPHDVGKSGARPIEAVRLPSTSPANASWSFERKLTAWADVMARHGLL from the coding sequence ATGTCCCCAGCCCCTGTTGCAGCCGGCCCCTCTTTGGCCTCCACCCCTGACGCCTCCGGTCCGTCCGCGCGCTGGCTGGGCCTGCCGCCGGTAGCAGGTGCGCGCACCGTGGTGCTGGTGCTGGGCAGTTTTCCGGGGGCTGCGTCATTGCAAGCCCGCCAGTACTACGCGCACCCCCAGAACCACTTCTGGAAGATCCTGCAGGCCTTGTGGCCCCAGCATCCCTTGCCCCCAGCGGGGCAGGATGGCTATGCGGACCGCTGCGCCTGGCTGCTGGATCGCGGCCTGGGGCTGTGGGACGTGTACCAGAGCTGCGAGCGCGAGGGCAGCCTGGACACCAGCATCCGCAATGCCCGGCTCAACGACTTTGCCGCGCTGCGCAGCGTGTGCCCCCAGCTGGCTGCGCTGGCGCACAACGGTGCGGAGAGTTTCCGGCACGCGCCGGCGGCGCTTGCCGCGCTGGGTGCCGCCGGGCAGCCGACGCTCTTGCCGCATGATGTGGGGAAGTCAGGCGCACGGCCCATTGAGGCCGTGCGCCTGCCATCGACCAGCCCGGCCAACGCCTCCTGGAGTTTTGAACGTAAATTGACCGCCTGGGCCGATGTGATGGCCCGGCACGGATTGCTGTGA
- a CDS encoding MoxR family ATPase yields the protein MSSSTSPNASNAATATLMEQVLYEVKRVVVGQDRFLERVMVAMLAQGHLLVEGVPGLAKTLTVKTLASTIQGSFKRIQFTPDLVPADLVGTRMYNQKTGEFSTTLGPVFTHLLLADEINRAPAKVQSALLEVMQERQVTIAGETHKVPEPFLVMATQNPIETEGTYALPEAQVDRFMMKVLLGYPTEEEEFVIAQRALDVPVQVLPVATTAQLAALQAECRTVYVDPSMLQYAVKLVAATREPARHGLKDLAGYISCGASPRATIALAEGAQALAMLRGRNYVLPEDMVDLAADVLRHRVALSYEALSEGLDADALIQRIMAKIPAPARPLHHEQKVA from the coding sequence ATGTCGTCCAGCACATCGCCCAATGCATCGAACGCTGCCACCGCCACGCTGATGGAACAGGTGCTTTACGAGGTCAAACGCGTGGTGGTCGGGCAAGACCGTTTTCTGGAGCGCGTCATGGTCGCCATGCTGGCCCAGGGCCACCTGCTGGTCGAAGGCGTGCCGGGCCTGGCCAAGACGCTCACCGTGAAGACGCTGGCCAGCACCATCCAGGGCAGCTTCAAGCGCATCCAGTTCACACCCGACCTGGTGCCCGCTGACTTGGTGGGCACGCGCATGTACAACCAGAAGACCGGCGAGTTCAGCACCACGCTGGGCCCCGTCTTTACTCACCTGCTGCTGGCCGACGAAATCAACCGCGCCCCGGCCAAGGTGCAGAGCGCGCTGCTGGAGGTGATGCAGGAGCGCCAGGTGACCATTGCGGGCGAAACCCACAAGGTGCCCGAGCCCTTCCTGGTGATGGCCACGCAGAACCCTATCGAGACCGAAGGCACCTACGCGCTGCCCGAGGCGCAGGTGGACCGCTTCATGATGAAGGTGCTGCTGGGCTACCCGACCGAGGAGGAAGAGTTCGTGATCGCCCAGCGTGCACTCGATGTGCCCGTGCAGGTACTGCCCGTGGCCACCACGGCGCAGCTGGCGGCGCTGCAGGCCGAATGCCGCACCGTGTATGTGGACCCGTCGATGCTGCAGTACGCCGTGAAGCTGGTGGCTGCCACGCGCGAGCCCGCACGGCATGGCCTGAAGGACCTGGCCGGCTACATCAGCTGCGGCGCCAGCCCGCGTGCCACCATCGCCCTGGCCGAGGGCGCGCAGGCCCTGGCCATGCTGCGCGGGCGCAACTATGTGCTGCCCGAAGACATGGTGGACCTGGCCGCCGATGTGCTGCGTCACCGTGTGGCGTTGTCGTACGAGGCACTGTCCGAGGGGCTGGATGCCGACGCGCTCATCCAGCGCATCATGGCCAAGATCCCGGCACCGGCGCGCCCCTTGCACCACGAACAAAAAGTCGCTTGA
- a CDS encoding DUF58 domain-containing protein, whose protein sequence is MTRKPPATSATVHTLPTLPGQADRLLRELEWKVIRRLDGLLQGDYRTLMRGSGLDLTDLREYQPHDDVRHIDWNVTARLNTPHVRVFTEDREMSAWFLLDLSPSISFGPTGHAKRDILTGFVAVLSRLLTRHGNRVGAVLYGGASPQAARAVDVVLPPRSSRAHVLHLVHKLLPSKTPLPPHKTGGGATELHRLLQTGLATLKRRSTVFVVSDFISAPGWEKPLAQLAQRHDVVAVRLLDPLELELPDVGLVTLRDAESGEQLQVDTHDAGFRRRFAQLAADREAALREGLTRAGADTLELCTDDDLVDALLRFMDLRQRRVRAHSTALVPVSASAGPAAQAAAA, encoded by the coding sequence ATGACCCGCAAGCCGCCCGCCACATCCGCCACGGTGCACACCCTGCCCACGCTGCCCGGGCAGGCCGACCGGCTGCTGCGCGAGCTGGAGTGGAAGGTGATCCGCCGCCTGGACGGCCTGCTGCAGGGCGACTACCGTACGCTGATGCGCGGCAGCGGCCTGGACCTGACCGACCTGCGCGAATACCAGCCGCACGATGACGTGCGCCACATCGACTGGAACGTGACCGCGCGGCTGAACACGCCCCATGTGCGCGTGTTCACCGAAGACCGCGAAATGTCGGCCTGGTTTCTGCTGGACCTGAGCCCGTCCATCAGCTTCGGCCCCACCGGCCATGCCAAGCGCGACATCCTGACCGGCTTTGTGGCTGTGCTTTCGCGCCTGCTCACCCGCCACGGCAACCGTGTGGGCGCCGTGCTCTATGGCGGCGCCAGCCCGCAGGCTGCGCGCGCGGTGGACGTCGTGCTGCCCCCGCGCAGCAGCCGCGCCCATGTGCTGCACTTGGTGCACAAACTGCTGCCCTCCAAAACCCCTCTGCCGCCGCACAAGACGGGTGGCGGCGCCACGGAGCTGCACCGGCTGCTGCAAACCGGTCTGGCCACGCTCAAGCGCCGGTCCACGGTGTTTGTGGTGTCCGACTTCATCAGCGCGCCTGGCTGGGAAAAGCCCCTGGCCCAACTGGCCCAGCGGCATGACGTGGTGGCCGTGCGCCTGCTCGACCCGCTGGAGCTGGAGCTGCCCGATGTGGGCCTGGTGACGCTGCGCGATGCCGAAAGCGGCGAACAACTGCAGGTGGACACACACGACGCGGGCTTTCGCCGCCGCTTTGCCCAGCTGGCCGCCGACCGCGAGGCCGCGCTGCGCGAGGGCCTGACCCGCGCAGGTGCCGACACGCTGGAGCTGTGCACCGACGACGACCTGGTCGATGCCCTGCTGCGCTTCATGGACCTGCGCCAGCGCCGGGTGCGGGCGCACAGCACCGCTCTCGTCCCCGTATCGGCATCCGCAGGCCCTGCCGCACAGGCTGCCGCTGCCTGA